The following are encoded together in the Fusarium keratoplasticum isolate Fu6.1 chromosome 1, whole genome shotgun sequence genome:
- a CDS encoding SAC domain-containing protein, translating to MAQLHASKLPYRDINVKVANDSYTFASPSSPDAPALVIDRPTGDLRLSPGGAASAKRATRVSSIAGILGIIQLRLDKYVIFITKAQPMGRLKGHMVYKVAATEILPMRERLIHDPDEDVFIELLKTFLASGPMYFSYSIDLTNSFQRQSLADTSKPLWMRADDRFFFNKYLQSDLIEFRNNGARSQPGAQPAIDPFILPCIFGMLEIKPTTFKSNPLTMVLISRRSRHRGGTRYFTRGVDEEGHVANYNETEQVIILNDSNSGLGGYAGSSDMQSGKYGAGAGQEMQIFSYVQTRGSVPTFWAEINSLRYVPKLQIRGIDAALAASQKHFDEQIRLYGDNYLINLVNQKGRERRVKDSYEKMVEKLMSSPKELHEADLLTDEKFTTIQPEGNRQEFDRLHYVYFDYHSETKGMKMHKAYALIEKLADALDKQGYFRAVDTPSSIDGNLDARKYQTSVMRTNCMDCLDRTNVVQSMFARHTLDRIFEDVGFMPRGSSFRDEDAAFEDIFRNIWADNADVISTAYAGTGAMKTDVTRTGNRTKVGALQDARIGITRYFRNNFLDGPRQDSFDLFLGAYRPGSTNIGTTLVFTDRRPILIQAIPYILAFSAFIIFVGLFTRRAPDASVLPMRIFLFFWSIVALWTFSFVWSHGMLYVNWPRLNPRPYAVEGYNEHYAKARKDAVIGPYVAKHERGLSTARYLNAEEGKKRIE from the exons ATGGCACAACTCCATGCCTCCAAACTCCCCTATCGCGACATCAATGTCAAGGTTGCCAACGACTCGTATACCTTcgcctcgccctcgtcccCCGATGCGCCTGCCCTCGTCATCGACCGTCCTACTGGCGATCTTCGTCTGAGCCCAGGCGGCGCCGCGTCGGCCAAGCGAGCGACTCGTGTCTCCAGTATTGCCGGTATTCTGGGAATTATCCAGCTCCGACTTG ACAAAtatgtcatcttcatcacaAAGGCTCAGCCCATGGGACGCCTCAAGGGCCACATGGTCTACAAGGTCGCTGCCACCGAGATTCTACCCATGCGCGAGCGGTTGATCCATGACCCCGACGAGGATGTCTTCATCGAGCTCCTGAAGACATTTCTTGCCTCCGGGCCCATGTACTTCTCCTACTCTATCGACCTCACCAACTCCTTCCAGCGCCAGTCCCTCGCCGACACCTCCAAGCCCCTGTGGATGCGGGCCGATgaccgcttcttcttcaacaagtATCTCCAGAGCGACCTGATCGAGTTCCGTAACAATGGCGCCCGATCCCAACCCGGTGCGCAACCGGCCATCGACCCTTTCATCCTACCATGCATATTCGGCATGCTCGAGATCAAGCCCACCACCTTCAAGAGCAACCCTCTGACTATGGTGCTCATCTCTCGACGCTCACGCCACCGAGGCGGTACAAGATATTTTACACGCGGTGTAGATGAGGAAGGACATGTTGCCAACTACAACGAGACGGAGCAGGTCATCATTCTCAATGACAGCAACAGTGGACTCGGTGGATATGCAGGCAGCTCAGACATGCAGAGTGGCAAGTACGGTGCTGGCGCTGGCCAAGAGATGCAGATCTTTTCCTACGTCCAGACCCGTGGAAGTGTTCCTACGTTCTGGGCAGAGATCAACAGCCTGCGATATGTCCCCAAGCTTCAGATCCGGGGTATCGATGCAGCTCTCGCTGCCTCTCAGAAGCACTTTGACGAGCAGATTCGCTTGTATGGTGACAActacctcatcaacctcgtcaaccaGAAGGGTCGCGAGCGTCGAGTCAAGGACTCGTACGAGAAgatggttgagaagctcatgTCTTCGCCCAAGGAGCTACACGAGGCTGACCTCCTCACCGACGAGAAGTTCACCACCATACAGCCCGAGGGCAACCGCCAGGAGTTTGACCGGTTGCACTACGTCTACTTTGACTACCACAGCGAGACCAAGGGTATGAAGATGCACAAGGCCTATGCCCTCATCGAGAAGTTGGCCGATGCCCTCGACAAGCAAGGCTACTTCCGGGCCGTCGACACGCCATCTAGCATCGACGGTAACCTCGACGCTCGCAAGTACCAGACTAGCGTCATGCGCACCAACTGCATGGACTGTCTCGACCGAACCAACGTAGTCCAGAGCATGTTCGCCCGCCACACCCTTGACCGCATCTTTGAGGATGTTGGCTTCATGCCTCGGGGCTCCTCGTTCCGTGACGAGGACGCTGCCTTTGAGGACATCTTCCGCAACATCTGGGCCGACAACGCCGATGTCATCTCCACCGCCTACGCCGGCACCGGCGCCATGAAGACGGACGTGACCCGAACCGGCAACCGAACCAAGGTCGGCGCTCTCCAGGATGCCCGCATCGGCATCACGCGTTACTTCCGTAACAACTTCCTTGATGGTCCTCGACAGGACTCTTTCGATCTCTTCCTCGGAGCCTACAGGCCTGGCTCCACCAACATTGGCACTACTCTCGTCTTCACTGACCGCCGTCCCATCCTGATCCAGGCAATTCCCTATATTCTCGCATTCAGCGCATTTATTATTTTTGTCGGTCTCTTCACCCGCCGGGCTCCGGACGCGAGCGTCCTGCCCATGCGtatcttccttttcttctgGTCCATTGTCGCGCTCTGGACCTTTAGTTTCGTTTGGAGCCACGGCATGCTCTAT GTCAACTGGCCCCGTCTCAACCCCCGACCATACGCCGTGGAGGGTTACAACGAGCACTATGCCAAGGCACGCAAGGACGCTGTCATTGGACCCTATGTGGCCAAGCACGAGAGGGGTCTCAGCACGGCGCGGTACCTCAACgcggaggagggcaagaagaggaTCGAATAA
- a CDS encoding Isoleucine--tRNA ligase, whose amino-acid sequence MSKSWKSTLRLPRSSFPARPNPTLLQQHLRQCTDDLYVWQTQNRSDEKPFVLHDGPPYANGNLHVGHALNKILKDMIVRVKVQQGRRVVYRPGWDCHGLPIEMKALGSSATKGLTPVQIRDTARRLASKTVKEQMKGFRALGVMSGWEKKWTTMDREFEIRQLRVFQNLVRRGLIYRKHKPVFWSASSQTALAEAELEYRDDHVSKAAYIRFPIVSDWSSIPELGNFKGKLYAAIWTTTPWTLPANRAIAVHNDLTYSVIQVGSDGYLIASDRVEAMKQMLPPFEVVVDSIRGSDLKGLEYHNKLRGQSSGSQLIIDADFVTADSGTGLVHVAPGHGQEDYEACAKFGIEAFAPIDDSGHFTKEAYPDDPEKLTSAPSILDGGSQSVLDLMNDDVLDTHKLRHKYPYDWRTKRPVVIRATAQWFADVGSIKEDALAALRDVRFVPEGGRVRLESFVKGRSEWCISRQRSWGVPIPALYDESGNAVMTTETIEHIISVMQERTSSAWFSDSPDDPAWIPPTLTGKYRRGTDTMDVWFDSGSSWTETEGPADVYLEGSDQHRGWFQSSLLTYVASHKSTDSTSKVVSPFKTLVTHGFTLDGQGKKMSKSLGNMIVPDQVMDGSLLGPVKAKGKGKGGQRFDGLGPDAVRLWAASADFTTDVLIGQTILQPIHTALIKYRTIIKMLLGSLNEEARQSQLTKLDQIALVQLSDTMSQVMESYDNYEFHRATGLINRWVATDLSAFYLEALKDRLYCGDGGGILEPVFIGFLRMLAPITPLLVEEAWSHRPAWMAEDTSLENPARQLYSSPLVDPLRFTIPQDVLRNDTAVISEVHSAVKATLEQARADKVLGSSLQCSVNLVVEEGKTLAVLGRYLDELETMFVVSSVEVNQPVSENADWSYSQEFEIQDAKVKVHVQPPKQEKCSRCWRYVAPAEDALCGRCEHVVGGLPASA is encoded by the exons ATGTCGAAATCCTGGAAGTCGACCTTGAGGCTGCCTCGGTCGAGCTTCCC TGCTCGTCCGAACCCCACGCTCCTTCAGCAACATCTTCGCCAATGCACTGATGATCTCTACGTCTGGCAGACCCAGAACCGCTCCGATGAGAAGCCATTTGTCCTCCACGATGGTCCCCCATACGCCAATGGCAACCTCCATGTTGGGCATGCTCTGaacaagatcctcaaggacaTGATTGTGCGGGTCAAGGTGCAGCAAGGGCGAAGGGTGGTATACCGTCCGGGTTGGGACTGCCATGGACTTCCTATCGAGATGAAGGCTCTTGGGTCAAGTGCTACAAAAGGCTTGACCCCAGTGCAGATTCGGGACACGGCGCGGCGCCTGGCCTCCAAGACAGTCAAGGAACAGATGAAGGGATTCCGAGCCCTCGGGGTCATGTCCggctgggagaagaagtggactACAATGGATCGCGAGTTTGAAATCCGACAGCTGCGCGTCTTCCAGAACCTGGTTCGTCGAGGTCTGATCTACCGCAAGCACAAGCCCGTCTTCTGGTCGGCGTCATCCCAGACTGCGCTTGCAGAGGCTGAGCTCGAATATCGGGATGATCACGTCTCGAAGGCTGCCTATATTAGGTTCCCGATTGTCTCTGACTGGTCTTCGATTCCCGAGCTTGGTAATTTTAAGGGCAAACTATATGCGGCTATCTGGACAACTACTCCTTGGACACTCCCGGCGAATCGCGCCATTGCTGTGCATAACGATCTCACCTACTCGGTCATTCAAGTCGGCTCAGATGGCTACCTTATTGCTTCTGACCGTGTGGAAGCTATGAAACAGATGTTGCCTCCTTTCGAAGTCGTGGTTGACTCTATCCGCGGTTCTGACTTGAAGGGTCTCGAGTATCACAACAAGCTGCGGGGTCAGTCTTCTGGTTCACAACTCATCATCGATGCCGACTTTGTTACTGCTGATTCTGGAACCGGTCTTGTTCATGTTGCTCCTGGACATGGACAGGAAGATTATGAGGCTTGCGCCAAGTTTGGTATCGAGGCTTTTGCTCCTATCGACGACAGTGGCCACTTCACCAAGGAAGCCTATCCTGACGATCCTGAGAAACTCACCTCTGCTCCTTCGATTCTTGACGGTGGAAGCCAATCAGTTCTGGATTTGATGAATGATGATGTTCTTGACACACACAAGCTGCGACACAAGTATCCCTACGACTGGCGGACAAAGCGACCTGTTGTCATCCGTGCTACGGCCCAATGGTTTGCTGATGTTGGTAGCATTAAGGAAGACGCTCTTGCGGCACTTCGAGATGTTCGATTTGTCCCTGAGGGCGGCCGTGTCCGTCTCGAGAGCTTTGTCAAGGGTCGCAGTGAATGGTGCATTTCTCGTCAACGCTCCTGGGGAGTTCCGATCCCCGCTCTCTACGACGAGAGTGGAAATGCGGTGATGACAACGGAGACAATCGAGCATATCATTTCTGTTATGCAGGAGCGTACCTCTTCTGCTTGGTTCTCCGATAGTCCTGATGACCCGGCTTGGATCCCCCCGACATTGACTGGCAAATACCGACGAGGCACTGATACTATGGACGTTTGGTTTGACAGCGGAAGTTCCTGGACGGAAACTGAAGGACCTGCCGATGTCTATCTTGAGGGATCTGACCAGCACCGCGGCTGGTTCCAGTCAAGTCTGTTGACTTACGTGGCGTCACATAAGTCAACAGATAGCACCAGCAAGGTCGTGTCCCCTTTCAAGACTCTGGTTACCCATGGATTTACCCTCGACGGACAGGGCAAGAAGATGTCCAAGTCCCTTGGAAACATGATTGTCCCTGACCAAGTTATGgatggcagccttcttggacccgtcaaggcaaagggcaagggcaagggcggcCAGCGgtttgatggcctcggcccCGATGCTGTTCGTCTGTGGGCAGCAAGTGCTGATTTCACCACGGATGTACTCATCGGACAGACAATTCTCCAGCCCATTCACACTGCGTTGATCAAGTACCggaccatcatcaagatgctTCTGGGTTCGCTTAACGAAGAGGCCCGGCAGAGCCAATTGACAAAACTGGATCAAATCGCACTGGTTCAACTCTCGGATACTATGTCCCAGGTCATGGAGTCCTACGACAACTACGAGTTCCACAGAGCGACCGGCTTGATTAACCGCTGGGTCGCAACAGACCTGTCCGCGTTCTACCTGGAGGCCCTCAAGGACCGTCTTTACTGTGGCGATGGAGGTGGCATTTTGGAACCCGTATTTATCGGATTTTTGCGCATGCTGGCACCGATCACTCCTCTACTGGTTGAGGAAGCGTGGTCGCATCGGCCAGCGTGGATGGCGGAAGACAC ATCCCTGGAGAACCCGGCACGACAGCTGTACAGCTCTCCCCTAGTTGACCCTCTCCGCTTCACAATTCCACAAGACGTGTTGCGCAATGATACAGCCGTCATCTCGGAGGTGCACAGCGCCGTCAAGGCGACTCTGGAGCAGGCTCGGGCCGACAAGGTACTTGGCAGTTCCCTCCAGTGTTCGGTCAAcctggtggtggaggagggcaagaccTTGGCCGTTCTTGGACGGTAcctggatgagctggagaccATGTTTGTGGTGTCATCCGTCGAGGTGAACCAGCCCGTCTCTGAGAATGCAGACTGGTCTTACTCGCAAGAGTTTGAGATCCAGGACGCCAAAGTCAAGGTGCACGTGCAGCCGCCAAAGCAAGAGAAGTGCTCTCGGTGCTGGCGATATGTGGCGCCGGCCGAAGACGCCTTGTGTGGCAGATGCGAACATGTTGTTGGCGGGCTGCCAGCCTCGGCCTGa